The genomic interval ttgttatatttaaacaacaatcattattatatttttaatatgtaaaaataaaattaaaaataaataaaatattcaaccATTAAACTGGACCGATTCATCTATTTATCTATTCAAGGATTGAACAACCAAtcattttaaaatcaatttgttgaagagttttaatattttttccccAACCCATTAGGGACACCACTCAACCACTTAagtcttaatattttataaattaaagttcatatttaatagttaatttaatttataaagtCACTATCCTTCCCCacatttaagatatatatatatatatataatagttttaaATGTGAGAATCTTGTCCTTGAGCATTCGCTTAGTCAAAGAGTCTTACGAGAGAGCCAGCCAACAATAAAAACCCAAATTGAAGTGTTTGAGACGGCCGGGCAGCCTCAGGGTCTTCATGGCAGGTGGAGGCCAAGTTTGAAACTGttctaatttattaaaaacttatatttattattattattattattattatattgaaaGGCTCAGATGCTTCCTTTAAAAGggatttttgatttattattaaaatatttataaacttaaaattcAAGTATTAGCTGATGAGCCCAAAGTCCAAACAAACGTTGCTATTTTCCCTATCCCTTTTCGGCAAGGCAAAGGCAAATCACTCACTCTATGATGCCTGAGTTGGAGGAGGAAATTGCCATTGGGATCGTCAGTGATGATTATGctcctaatttctcccattgtCTTCCTCTGCATTCTCacctctttccctctcttcaCTAATTTCTCCTTCGCCGCCGACTCCCTATCTCCAAGCCAAGCGCTCACAGACAGCAACGCCACCCTCGTCTCCGCCGGTGGAGCCTTCGAGCTAGGCTTCTTCAGACCAACAGGGTCCGGAAACCGTTACATCGCAGTATGGTTCAGGAGAGTTTCGGAGATAACACCCATCTGGGTGGCCAACAAAGACAGCCCGGTGACCGATTCATCCGGCGTCCTCAAGATTACCCCCGCCGGCAACATAGTCATCTCCTCAAACCAAACCAACACCATCTGGTCTTCCAACTCAACTTTGCCGGTGGAAGGGAATCCGGTCCTCCAGCTGCTGGACTCCGGCAACCTCGTCGTGAAAACAGATAATTTGAACAGCACCTACCTATGGCAAAGCTTTGATCATCCCTGTGATACAATTGTACCTGGAATGCGGGTTGGAATGAATTTACAGACCCATCAAGAATGGTACTTGACGTCGTGGAAAAGCCTCCAAGACCCATCTTCAGGTGATTATACGTATAGGTTAGACACTCGCGGCCTTCCACAGGTCTTTCTCCGCCAAGGAACGCAGATCATCTACCGTACCGAGCAGTGGGACGGCATTCGCTTCGGCGACGGTCCGCCGCTGAAAGAGAACACGGTGTTCATACAAGTATTCATATTCAACTCGACCCACGTTTACTATTCCTTCTCGCTCGCAGATGATAGCATTATTTCAAGATTTGTGCTGGACGCACAAGGCTCGCTCCAACAACTCGCATGGAACCAGGGGCGCGGCCAATGGGTTGATATCCATAGCCCTCAAGGCGATACCTGCGACAAGTACGCCTATTGTGGTCCTAACGGCCTCTGTGACATGAGCTGGCAGCTTACTTGCCGCTGCCCCGACGGCTTCACGCCCAGGTTGCCGGCCGACTGGAACAGGTAGAGAGACTAATTAATTTGGTCAAACAAACTGATCGAGTACATGTCTAAAATCTAAAGTACATATAAAGTCATTTTGCCAAGTGGTGAGAGACATAGCTTCTTCTTCTGCAATTTGTGTGTGTTTTGggactagtgaaagtgatttgTGGGCTGTTTCGTGTAGAATGGAGTGGGTGGGAGGGTGCGTGCGGAGGACGCCGTTGAATTGCAGCGGTGAGCAGGGATTCAGGAAGTTTTCGGGGCTGAAGTTGCCGGACTCCTACAGTTTTCTGGTGCATAAGAGCGAGATGAAGAGGACGGATTGCGAGGCGGCGTGCCTGAGGAATTGCTCGTGCGTGGCTTACGCAGAGACTGATGTTAGCGGCTGCGTGGTTTGGTTTGGGGATTTGCTTGACATTAGAACGTACAGTGTAGGTGGACAAGACCTCTACGTTCGGATGGCTGCTTCTGACCTTGGTAAGTGTTTGTTTGGTAACCCAGAAAATCTCACACTGTGCTACCTTACGATCAATTTCTGTATTTgccaatatatattttaactttaatgATTGGTGCACGGGAACGTACTTGCAAAAGGCTCAAATGAGAACAAGAAGCGGACGGCGGCGATTGCATCAGTAACGGCCATATTAGGGGTTCTTGTCCTTGGTTTAATCAGCTGGTTCGTGATCAAGAAGCGGTCTGCTCAAAGAAGTGGTAAATATTCATCCTATCCTCctcatttaaaacaaaattgttgaatAGTTGAGTCCTTAGCTCAAGTGTATGACAAAATGCGTAGCTGAAGGAGGTCATGGTCCAGATCAAATGATTAACTAACTCTTATTTCTGTACGATTGTGTATAGATCATAGAGATTAATGGAGTCTCTCGTGTTAGTTACTGACTATTAAGCACTTGCCGGAGACCAATCCCATTAGAAAATTCTTCTCGAAGGCCTTGGGTGGAATAGTGTTGTAGCAGTTAAATTGGCAGTACAAGTCTTAATTTTGCACTTAATTATGAAAGTAATACTGGAAACTGTTTAACAACATAGCAACGGCAGTGAAGCTCACCTCTATGTTGGGTACTGTTGGATGATGAGATACAGAACCCTTCTGAATGACATTAGTTCCAAAGTCTCCATACCTGTTTCTCGTTAGTGGCATTTCCAATACCCTTAATTGTGGGTATTAGACCaggcaaaatattaaatttgtcaTTAGTACGACCCAACAACTctgtattaatttgatatttaccTTATGTTGACGCAGACTCGTTGAGCTGCAGAGGTGGTACCAGCATCTCATTAACAATGGCTGGTACAGTTGATACCAATTAATATTTTGACCGGACACAATCAagataattttgttttgttttggatttttccaGTGAGGATAACAGATTGACCTAGGCTTCAGCAACAAGGATGTGTAAGCAACCATGCTTGCACCAAGATCCcagtatatatacatgtgtcaTGTGTGTATTGCTTTATGATGAATTAGGGTAAATTTAGAGTAAAATTTGTGTCTTTACTCGCTTGTACAAATGGGCTCTTCTTCCATCTAGATATGTAAGACCATACTGGGGGATGTTAATTGACTGATCCGAACATGCAGGAATAGAGGGGCTAATGAGGTTTCATATATACTGGCATTTACATTTCTTATCtcatcaattttcaaatttttgcaGCTAATCAAAGCCAGGAACTCCCATTCAACAACAGTGAAAGCATTGTGGAGGAGAATCTAGATATGCCTTTGTTTAATTTGTCCACTGTTTCTATGGCCACCGACAACTTCTCCTTTGAAAATAAGATTGGGGAGGGTGGTTTTGGGCCTGTTTACAAGGTATCTTTCCACATCACTTGAAAGGATTATTGATCACCATTTGATTTTATAGCCATGGTCATTGGCTAATATGAACCATTCATATATCATGATCCACAGGGTCAGCTCCCAACTGGACAAGAAATAGCAGTGAAGAAGCTATCCAAGACATCAGGACAAGGCCTTAAAGAATTCAAGAATGAGGTCATCCTGATCTCGAAACTACAACATCGAAATCTAGTTAGGCTTTTGGGATGTTGCATTCATGAAGAGGAGAGGATGTTGATCTATGAGTACATGCCAAACAAAAGCTTGGACCTGTTCATCTTCAGTTAGCACTTAAACCTTTGGAATCTTTTACAAGCTTTGCTTCAAGCGTATATAGCTAAGAGCCTAACTTGTTTCTATTGTCTTAGATCAAACAAGAGGTACATCGCTTAATTGGCCAAAGCGCTTTGACATTATAGTGGGAATTGCTCGAGGGCTTCTTTATCTCCATCGAGATTCAAGATTGAGAATAATCCATAGAGATCTGAAAgctagtaatattttattagatagTGAGATGAATCCTAAGATTTCTGACTTTGGCTTGGCGAGGCCGTTTGGAGGTGATCAGTCAAGAGAAAATACAAATAGGATTCTTGGGACTTAGTGAGTACATCTCCTTCATCCTTTCTCTTACATTTTCATATTCAAATTTAGTACTTTGTAATCTAATATCTCTAATACTTTTGCTTGCAGCGGTTATATGTCTCCTGAATATGCAATTGATGGGCTATTTTCAGTAAAATCTGATGTTTTTAGTTTTGGCGTACTAGTCTTGGAGATAGTGAGTAGTAAGAGGAACAGAGGATTCAATCATCCTGATCATGAACTCAACCTTCTGGGACATGTAGGTTTGAAATTTAATGTGATCATCTCATAGTCTATATAGATAATATGGATAACTGCAATTTCCTTTCTTATAAGAAATGagtcaaattttgatttttttttttttttttttgcttcagGCATGGAAATTATGGAATGAAGGGAATCCTATGACCCTAGTAGATGCTTTAATGGAGAGACCTCTTCCCACTTTTGAAGTGTTGAGGTGCATTCAAATGGCTCTTTTGTGTGTACAACAACGTCCTGAAGACAGACCGACAATAGCGAATGTTATATTAATGTTGGACAATGAGAACTCAAACTTGCCACCTCCTAAACAACCTGGATTTTACTCAGAAAGGCATCCTATTGAGAATGAGACCTCTTCCTCAGATTTTTCTCTTAGAAAACATCTTTTTACTTCAAATGAAGTAACTATATCGACATTACATGGTAGATAGAATTATCAGCCTCATCTTGGTACTAAGTTTATTGGCAGAACTTTATAATAAGTCCTCTATAATCTCAAATTTTAACTTCCTTGTAAATTGAAGATGGATGGTGGCAAAATAGTcccatttttgtatatttaatttagttgGCTATTCACAGTGTCATGGTGCACCATGAATAACCATGCCTCACATGATGATTGagagtttattttgttatgcattCAACAATCAAATTGCAATgattgtcatatatatatatatattcattggtGAGGTTTtactgtaaaattaaattttatattttaatttgtgttattttaaacataataatttatttgtaaataaattctatgtaaaatttattgcaaatgaattataaatttttagtaGATATATATGTCTtataaaaaaagtatatatatatatatatacatataacacaagaattattattttaagaatacaacaattaaaatttcaagcacatatacatacactcACACATATATACGCAACCCCTCTTGCTCTCATTGCGGCCCATGATCGCCATCACCCCCAAACacacagacatatatatatatatatatagagagagagagagagagagagattgagagatttGTGCGATCGGCGGCGATGGAGAGTTTGAGGAACCCTCGACGGGGGTTCAACAAACCCTAACCCCAGGCCCCCGATCAGCTGTTGTCGGGGGCCCTTGAAGCCCCCGACTAGTGACGGTTGGGGGCTTCAAGGGTCCTCGATTGCCACTAGTCAGGGACTTTTGGAGCCCAGACGGCGGTAgagaattttctatttttttttttaaatttttgattttttaaaaattaatatacaaatttttttatttctaaatctcaatacttcattttatttaaaatgttttaaataaaaaaaacaccgACAGtttaagttttaatattttttaaaaagaggttttgacatttaaaatttgttatttttaatataaaattttattcaaataattgaTTAAATCGGTCATCTTCTCTCTTAAGGAATGAGACATGGCTACCATTCATGAAATTACTACCTCCCCACTAGTCACTGATAATGAGTTATCTTCGGCTGCTCAAATCTCCaacaacacaaaattaatttttttttatacagaaAATATAGCTAAATTTCTCCAATCcaaaatttttttacataacaatttttttaaaaaaaataaggaaaatgtaGTGACCCTATGTTGGGACTCAAGAATGATTTTGCATGCCTTGATGTTAATTTGATtgtaaaaataaggaaaatgtaATATTACGATATTTAATGGATTGGAATGTTGATGTTAGGTTAAGTTATTTGAGTGTTATGTATAAGTGATGTGGGTGTAATCGTGTgtataagaaagaaaatggcAATGTTTAACCTAAGGCATACGAATGAGACTTGAGACATTCGGATGTGTTGGATGCTTGACCATATTCGAATGAGGCATGATGCATTCGAATGGCTTGGGGAAGCATTTGGATGGAGAGGCCACACATTCAGATGTCACTTTCatgctttctcttcttttctctcatgCATTCTGATGTGGACACtatagaatttaatatttaataataatatcaaagtaTA from Diospyros lotus cultivar Yz01 chromosome 8, ASM1463336v1, whole genome shotgun sequence carries:
- the LOC127807362 gene encoding G-type lectin S-receptor-like serine/threonine-protein kinase SD1-1 isoform X7, whose amino-acid sequence is MNPKISDFGLARQFRGDQSEENTNRILGTYGYMSPEYAIDGLFSVKSDVFSFGVLVLEIVSSKRNRGFNHPDHELNLLGHAWKLWNEGNPMTLVDALMERPLPTFEVLRCIQMALLCVQQRPEDRPTIANVILMLDNENSNLPPPKQPGFYSERHPIENETSSSDFSLRKHLFTSNEVTISTLHGR
- the LOC127807362 gene encoding receptor-like serine/threonine-protein kinase SD1-7 isoform X6 — encoded protein: MIMLLISPIVFLCILTSFPLFTNFSFAADSLSPSQALTDSNATLVSAGGAFELGFFRPTGSGNRYIAVWFRRVSEITPIWVANKDSPVTDSSGVLKITPAGNIVISSNQTNTIWSSNSTLPVEGNPVLQLLDSGNLVVKTDNLNSTYLWQSFDHPCDTIVPGMRVGMNLQTHQEWYLTSWKSLQDPSSDDSIISRFVLDAQGSLQQLAWNQGRGQWVDIHSPQGDTCDKYAYCGPNGLCDMSWQLTCRCPDGFTPRLPADWNRMEWVGGCVRRTPLNCSGEQGFRKFSGLKLPDSYSFLVHKSEMKRTDCEAACLRNCSCVAYAETDVSGCVVWFGDLLDIRTYSVGGQDLYVRMAASDLGSNENKKRTAAIASVTAILGVLVLGLISWFVIKKRSAQRSANQSQELPFNNSESIVEENLDMPLFNLSTVSMATDNFSFENKIGEGGFGPVYKGQLPTGQEIAVKKLSKTSGQGLKEFKNEVILISKLQHRNLVRLLGCCIHEEERMLIYEYMPNKSLDLFIFNQTRGTSLNWPKRFDIIVGIARGLLYLHRDSRLRIIHRDLKASNILLDSEMNPKISDFGLARPFGGDQSRENTNRILGTYGYMSPEYAIDGLFSVKSDVFSFGVLVLEIVSSKRNRGFNHPDHELNLLGHAWKLWNEGNPMTLVDALMERPLPTFEVLRCIQMALLCVQQRPEDRPTIANVILMLDNENSNLPPPKQPGFYSERHPIENETSSSDFSLRKHLFTSNEVTISTLHGR
- the LOC127807362 gene encoding G-type lectin S-receptor-like serine/threonine-protein kinase At4g27290 isoform X2, producing the protein MIMLLISPIVFLCILTSFPLFTNFSFAADSLSPSQALTDSNATLVSAGGAFELGFFRPTGSGNRYIAVWFRRVSEITPIWVANKDSPVTDSSGVLKITPAGNIVISSNQTNTIWSSNSTLPVEGNPVLQLLDSGNLVVKTDNLNSTYLWQSFDHPCDTIVPGMRVGMNLQTHQEWYLTSWKSLQDPSSGDYTYRLDTRGLPQVFLRQGTQIIYRTEQWDGIRFGDGPPLKENTVFIQVFIFNSTHVYYSFSLADDSIISRFVLDAQGSLQQLAWNQGRGQWVDIHSPQGDTCDKYAYCGPNGLCDMSWQLTCRCPDGFTPRLPADWNRMEWVGGCVRRTPLNCSGEQGFRKFSGLKLPDSYSFLVHKSEMKRTDCEAACLRNCSCVAYAETDVSGCVVWFGDLLDIRTYSVGGQDLYVRMAASDLGSNENKKRTAAIASVTAILGVLVLGLISWFVIKKRSAQRSANQSQELPFNNSESIVEENLDMPLFNLSTVSMATDNFSFENKIGEGGFGPVYKGQLPTGQEIAVKKLSKTSGQGLKEFKNEVILISKLQHRNLVRLLGCCIHEEERMLIYEYMPNKSLDLFIFNQTRGTSLNWPKRFDIIVGIARGLLYLHRDSRLRIIHRDLKASNILLDSEMNPKISDFGLARPFGGDQSRENTNRILGTYGYMSPEYAIDGLFSVKSDVFSFGVLVLEIVSSKRNRGFNHPDHELNLLGHAWKLWNEGNPMTLVDALMERPLPTFEVLRCIQMALLCVQQRPEDRPTIANVILMLDNENSNLPPPKQPGFYSERHPIENETSSSDFSLRKHLFTSNEVTISTLHGR